In one Plasmodium vivax chromosome 4, whole genome shotgun sequence genomic region, the following are encoded:
- a CDS encoding hypothetical protein (encoded by transcript PVX_106215A): MSGRPRMSSSGTDFAKRFREFRCIDNYNTFKTEIERKIDDFRSRTKKKFCKECDIIKNLIYQKKNELYSYCDNKSFPNRLIETNDKIKVFIIQCPDLSKCSDNHAPNARKSVAAGKPQLYSCNNGGCVTGRETQLQKDSKAKPEIQRASSEIRGSEGPKALEKNLNPEATAELQKKNVIIPAKHSFTHPGSSAGSDTETPEPKVNTHSRITGHEDTQTHPISLSVPSSAMSLLDNLVKVSVLKKRCLLKAINKILHMLNKMLIYVLFVIQMFLEQLYIIKVLTLKIFIMFLLLIQLIVFQMQFLKEIMIKLLLILLQMEKNMVVKLLL, encoded by the exons atgtcaGGAAGACCTCGAATGTCTAGTAGTGGTACtgattttgcaaaaagattTAGAGAGTTTAGATGCATAGATAATTACAATACATTTAAAACTGAAATTGAAAGGAAAATTGATGATTTTCGTagcagaacaaaaaaaaaattttgcaaagagtgcgacataataaaaaatcttatatatcaaaaaaaaaatgaattatatagCTATTGCGATAATAAGTCATTCCCAAATAGATTAATTGAAactaatgataaaataaaggtTTTTATAATACAGTGCCCGGATTTGTCTAAATGCAGTGATAATCACGCACCTAATGCTAGAAAATCTGTTGCAGCAGGAAAGCCCCAATTATATTCCTGTAATAATGGGGGATGTGTAACAGGAAGAGAAACACAATTACAAAAAGACAGTAAAGCCAAACCAGAAATTCAGAGAGCATCCTCTGAAATAAGAGGTTCAGAAGGACCAAAAGCGCTTGAGAAAAATCTAAATCCTGAAGCTACAGCAGAAttacaaaagaaaaatgttattatacCGGCTAAACACAGCTTTACACACCCTGGCAGTTCTGCTGGGTCTGATACTGAAACTCCTGAACCAAAAGTTAATACTCATTCTAGAATAACTGGACATGAAGATACCCAGACACACCCCATATCGCTCTCAGTTCCTTCTTCAGCTA TGTCTCTTCTGGACAACCTGGTGAAGGTAAGTGTTCTCAAGAAAAGATGTTTGTTAAAAGCGATCAACAAAATCCTCCACATGTTAAACAAGATGTTGATATACGTGCTCTTCGTGATCCAAATGTTTCTGGAAcaattgtatataataaaggTATTAACattgaaaattttcataatgTTTCTCCTGCTGATACAGCTCATAGTGTTTCAGATGCAATTCTTAAAAGAGATAATGATAAAGTTGCTACTAATACTGCTGCAGATGGAAAAGAACATGGTAGTGAAGCTATTGCTGTGA
- a CDS encoding variable surface protein Vir12, putative (encoded by transcript PVX_106220A): protein MYTLYCLLLQHKSQVEVLQNLPSYKKYENFDNVDIANEKSSHCNDLGSTDEGDKKLCKKIVQNLSQLSALKDDENLKNSCYYFQHWFFDNIAKKYYNGNERGNNYPVAGKLFNIVSTITSVLPKMEPCKCYESGSPDVWKEEKYFHDYFENHKDIQCKNSDKQRCEKYVQFVTYIKSLFPPKEDKCCDEEELWDEGYCHHYFKCESTYNPKDLLTKLQKELELAEKRTEAPREGGARAVEAGKALGSGGEEREKKTHEDEVSAEATGKESKEKLVAGEVPKEKGADSPAQSAPEKNVAVKSTVPESVGLKPGGLESREEKAKPAKPVAAKPATAMPTPPELAPVKPAPAKPVAAKVTPEEPVQKVPEPKVSVPPEPERKVSPPEVPEQEVVETVDTLEHEETMSPRQMESAEQSVHEVSSYTTELANNVVPLTIADSTNTLGTTHEELDSNFFRNVIMAIAVLGTIFFLFYYNRVIAHHTL from the coding sequence atgtatacattatACTGCTTACTTTTGCAACACAAATCACAGGTTGAAGTATTGCAAAACTTACcgtcatataaaaaatatgaaaattttgataatgTAGACAttgcaaatgaaaaaagtagTCATTGTAATGACCTAGGAAGTACAGATGAAGGGGATAAAAAGCTTTGTAAGAAGATAGTACAAAATTTAAGCCAATTATCTGCATTAAAGGATGATGAGAATCTTAAAAATAGTTGTTATTACTTTCAACATTGGTTCTTTGATAATATagcgaaaaaatattataatggaAATGAAAGAGGTAATAATTACCCTGTTGCTGGgaaactttttaatatagtATCAACAATTACTTCAGTATTACCTAAAATGGAACCATGCAAATGTTATGAATCTGGTTCTCCTGATGTTTGGAAAGaagagaaatattttcacgactattttgaaaatcaCAAAGACATTCAATGCAAAAATTCTGACAAACAGAGATGCGAAAAATATGTGCAATTTGTTACTTATATTAAAAGTCTATTCCCCCCCAAAGAAGATAAATGTTGTGATGAAGAAGAGTTATGGGATGAAGGGTATTGTCATCATTATTTCAAATGTGAAAGTACCTACAATCCGAAAgatttattaacaaaattacaaaaagaaCTTGAGTtagcagaaaaaagaacagaGGCGCCACGTGAAGGAGGTGCACGTGCAGTAGAAGCTGGTAAAGCGTTAGGaagtggaggggaagaacgAGAAAAGAAGACACATGAAGATGAAGTAAGTGCAGAAGCAACGGGAAAGGAATCAAAAGAAAAGTTAGTAGCTGGAGAAGTACCTaaggaaaaaggagcagaTTCCCCAGCACAATCTGCAccggaaaaaaatgtagcagtAAAATCAACAGTACCCGAATCTGTAGGGTTGAAACCTGGTGGATTAGAATCtagagaagaaaaagctaAACCAGCAAAACCCGTAGCGGCAAAACCTGCAACGGCAATGCCAACACCGCCAGAACTTGCACCTGTGAAACCTGCACCTGCAAAACCCGTAGCAGCAAAGGTAACACCGGAAGAACCTGTACAGAAAGTACCTGAACCAAAAGTATCTGTACCGCCAGAACCTGAGCGGAAAGTATCTCCACCGGAAGTACCTGAACAGGAAGTTGTTGAAACGGTAGATACTTTGGAACACGAAGAAACTATGAGTCCCCGGCAAATGGAGAGTGCTGAACAGAGTGTTCATGAAGTATCATCTTATACTACAGAGCTTGCTAACAACGTAGTTCCTCTAACAATTGCAGATTCCACTAATACATTAGGGACTACACATGAAGAGCTggattcaaatttttttcgtaacgTCATCATGGCCATTGCAGTACTTGGAacgattttcttccttttctactaCAACAGGGTAATTGCACATCATACTTTATGA